One Helianthus annuus cultivar XRQ/B chromosome 12, HanXRQr2.0-SUNRISE, whole genome shotgun sequence genomic region harbors:
- the LOC110893393 gene encoding uncharacterized protein LOC110893393: MRMATKRGITPTPKQMLQMETGNRLPFPVVEYYAKNVWTKFGFLKVMMNESGFFFFKFDSKDGLMKVLEGGPWLIRKVPLFLNVWSPKITLKKDCIKTVPIWVKLHNVPIAAYTDDGLSLLASKLGTPKRLDSYTADMCVDNWGRSSFARAMIEINADNDLKDHITVAIPKMDEEGFILERVKVEYEWRPLRCSSCCLFGHDDHSCPNKPNEKAKGKTVDDEGFVTDNRRLARHSFPQRKQKQKVVYRPKVNKSQASTSGTKGNALNEVIPNAVNRRSDEKPVHKEGKSVNGNGSKETGLNLRNSFSALSGNMDGDPVTGASFVGDPITIEDNDDGVLESLPTEISEFMAAGTNTKPSEGASTPGSMGING; encoded by the exons atgaggaTGGCAACAAAAAGgggcatcaccccgacaccaaagcaaatgttgcAAATGGAAACGG GGAATCGGTTGCCTTTCCCGGTGGTAGAGTATTATGCAAAGAATGTTTGGACTAAGTTTGGTTTTTTAAAAGTTATGATGAACGAATCAGGGTTttttttctttaagtttgattCAAAAGATGGCTTGATGAAGGTGTTGGAAGGAGGACCATGGCTTATACGGAAGGTTCCGTTATTTTTAAATGTTTGGTCGCCCAAGATTACTCTAAAAAAGGATTGCATTAAAACGGTTCCTATATGGGTCAAGCTGCACAATGTACCAATTGCAGCTTATACGGATGATGGATTGAGCCTGCTGGCGTCGAAGTTAGGAACCCCCAAAAGGTTAGATTCTTACACAGCTGACATGTGTGTTGATAATTGGGGTAGGAGCAGTTTTGCTCGGGCTATGATAGAGATAAATGCAGATAATGACCTGAAGGATCATATCACTGTCGCTATCCCGAAAATGGATGAGGAGGGTTTTATTTTGGAACGGGTCAAAGTTGAATATGAGTGGAGACCGCTAAGATGTAGTTCATGTTGTTTATTCGGCCATGATGATCATTCTTGTCCAAATAAACCGAATGAAAAGGCTAAAGGGAAAACGGTGGACGACGAGGGTTTTGTTACTGATAATCGGAGGTTGGCAAGACATTCATTTCCTCAAAGAAAGCAAAAACAAAAGGTGGTGTATAGACCTAAGGTTAACAAAAGTCAGGCTAGCACGTCCGGTACGAAGGGGAATGCTTTAAACGAGGTGATACCAAACGCGGTTAATAGGAGGAGTGATGAGAAACCTGTCCATAAGGAAGGCAAGAGTGTTAATGGGAATGGCAGCAAGGAAACAGGTCTGAACTTACGGAACTCGTTCTCGGCATTGTCGGGTAATATGGATGGAGACCCGGTTACTGGTGCAAGCTTTGTAGGAGACCCGATAACTATTGAGGATAATGACGATGGAGTCTTGGAGAGTCTGCCTACGGAAATTTCAGAATTTATGGCAGCTGGTACGAATACAAAAccttctgagggggcaagcactcccggttcaATGGGTATTAATGGATAG